GATGAAGGCCATCACCATGAAGTGAGCGCCGTTCTCCTCGAAGCAGTCCTTCACGTCAACGAGATTGGGATGCTCGATGGCGCCGAGGATGGCGGCCTCTCGCTTGAACTGGGCGATGAGCTCGGCGCGAATCGCGGGGTCGAGCTCTGGGATGATGATCTCCTTCAGCGCCACCCGCCGGTTTCCGAGCGCGGTCTGGTGGGCCAGGTAGACGATGCCCATGCCGCCCTTCCCCAGGACGCGATCGATGGCGTAGCCGCGATGCAGCGTCGTGCCGGGCTCAAGCATGGGCGGCCTCCAGCAGGCACGCGTGGCGGTCGAGAACGGTCAGCACGTCTTCACGGCGCTCCGCGGGAAGTCCCAGGATTGCGCGCTGTGCTCCCGCCTTCCGCCACGCGGCCAGCGCGGCTTCGGTGGGGGGCACTCCGTACACCGTCACCGTCAGGGTGGACGGATCACGTCCCTTCTCTTCAGCCAGGCGTCGCAGTTCCTTGAGGGCGCTCGCGGGGTCGTCGATCATGCGCGCAATGGGAAACCAGCCATCGCAGTAGTCGACCACGCGCGCGAGCGCCTTCGGGCCGTGGCCCCCGAGCAGGATCGGAGGGTGGGGCGCCTGGAGCGGCTTGGGGAACGACAGCATCGGACCGAAGCGGGTGAACTCGCCTTCGAACTGCGCCTCTTCCTTTGACCAGATCTCCTTCATCACGTCCACGTGCTCACGGAGGCGACGCCATCGCGTGGCGTAGTCGCAGTGGTGGTTGGCCATCTCCTCGCGGTTCCAGCCCCCGCCGACGCCGAGCTCGAAACGCCCTTGCGAGAGCGTGTCGAGGCTGGCCACCGCCTTCGCCGTGGTGATGGGGTCGCGCTGGATGAGCAGGCAGACCCCGGTTCCCAGGCGCAGGCGCGTGGTGGCCACCGCCGCCGCGGTCAGCGCCACGAACGGATCGTAGGTTCGCCAGTAGCGCTCTGGCAGCGGGTTTCCGCTTGTGTCACGCCGATCTGCGGGGATGTGGGTGTGCTCGGGGACCCAGAGCGATTCGAAGCCGCGGGCCTCGACCTCTCGCGCGAGATCGTCCGGGCGCATGGTTGTATCGGTGATCGAGACGCTGATTCCGATCTTCAAGTGCGTTCCCCTGATCGGTGAAGGTTTCTGCTGCTGCGGTTCCGGCGAGAGAGGGGACGGCCTACTCTTCCGGCGTGGGGGTCACGGCCGCCGTGTCTTCCTCGCCCGTGCGGATGCGGTAGATCTTCTCGACGGGCAGCACGAAGATCTTGCCATCGCCCACCTCGCCGGTTCGCGCCGCCGACATGATGGCCTGCACTGTAGGTTCGACGAAGGGCTCGGAGACCCCGATCTCGATGCGCACCTTCTCGGAGAGCTCCATGCGAACCGTGGTGCCGCGGTAGGTCTCGACCTCGATGCGCTCGCCGCCGTGGCCGTGCACGTCGGAGACGGTGAGCCCGGTCACCTCGGCCTTGAACAATGCTTCCAGCGTGTCGCTCAGGCGCTCAGAGCGGATGATGGCTACGATGAGCTTCACGTCAGGCCTCCTTCACAGCCGGGATGAGAATCGCGCCCTCGCCGCGACTGTAGGCCTCCTCGCCGTGTTGCGAGACGTCGAGTCCGACGCGCTCGTCACGCGCCTCGACGCGCAGGGGAACGACGGCATCGACGATTTTCAAGAGGGCACAGGTCACGATGGCGCTGTAGGCGGCGGTGACCACCACGCCCATGGCCTGAATGCCGAGCTGCGCTGGGTTGCCGTGGATCAGTCCGTCGACGGGGGC
The sequence above is drawn from the Pseudomonadota bacterium genome and encodes:
- a CDS encoding serine/threonine protein kinase, coding for MLEPGTTLHRGYAIDRVLGKGGMGIVYLAHQTALGNRRVALKEIIIPELDPAIRAELIAQFKREAAILGAIEHPNLVDVKDCFEENGAHFMVMAFI
- a CDS encoding P-II family nitrogen regulator, which produces MKLIVAIIRSERLSDTLEALFKAEVTGLTVSDVHGHGGERIEVETYRGTTVRMELSEKVRIEIGVSEPFVEPTVQAIMSAARTGEVGDGKIFVLPVEKIYRIRTGEEDTAAVTPTPEE
- a CDS encoding LLM class F420-dependent oxidoreductase, with translation MKIGISVSITDTTMRPDDLAREVEARGFESLWVPEHTHIPADRRDTSGNPLPERYWRTYDPFVALTAAAVATTRLRLGTGVCLLIQRDPITTAKAVASLDTLSQGRFELGVGGGWNREEMANHHCDYATRWRRLREHVDVMKEIWSKEEAQFEGEFTRFGPMLSFPKPLQAPHPPILLGGHGPKALARVVDYCDGWFPIARMIDDPASALKELRRLAEEKGRDPSTLTVTVYGVPPTEAALAAWRKAGAQRAILGLPAERREDVLTVLDRHACLLEAAHA